AACAAGCGAAGCAGATTTATATGAAAAAGAAACAGGTATTTTTCACAAAGTAATACGATTTAAGGGGGAAATTTAATGAGTGCAATTATTATTGGTTTAAAAAATATTCATGTTGCTGAAATGTTGACTGACAATGAAACTGAGACAACATATGATACACCAAAGCGACTTGCATTAGCGATTGAAGCGAAAATAAAACCGAATGTGAACACAGCGACTTTATATGCTGATGATGGTCCTGCAGCTACGGATAGTAGTTTAGGAGAAATTGAAGTTGAATTAAATATTGATTCTTTACCGACTGAAATGCAGGAATTTCTATTAGGGCATACAGTGAATGCAGAGGGGGTATTGATTAAAAAGTCTGATGATCAAGCTCCTTATGTTGCTCTGGGATTTAATTCACCTACAAGCGATGGACAAAATCAATATGTGTGGCTGTATAAAGGGAAGTTTGAATTACCAGAGGCGAACTATAAAACAAAAGGGGAATCTATTGAATATCAAACACCCACCATTACAGGTAAGTTCATTAAACGTGAATTTGACAACGCATGGAAAGCAACAGTGATGAGTGGGGATGCAGGTGTTAGTGCAACAGTGATTATGAATTGGTTTACTGGCGTATATAAAGAAACAGCGTAAGAGGCTATGATTTCATAGTCTCTTTTTAATATAAGGAGGGTTAAAAATGGGAAAGAACGTGACTCAAAAAGGGGTAAAAATTGAATTAGGTGGGAAAGAACGAAAATTATTATTTGATTTGAACAGTCTTGTTGAATTGGAAGAACATTATGGTGATATACAAGAAGCATTTAATCAGTTACAGAAAATGAGTTTTAAAGCGACTCGCAAATTACTCCATGCAGCATTAGCACATGAGAATCTAACAGAAACGGAAGTAGGGAGCCTGATTGATATGTCTAACATGTCAACCGTAATGTCAAAAATAACAGAAGCATTTGAAAGTTCATTACCAGAAACGAATGATTCAAAAAACAAGCAAGCCAGTCCCAAAAGCAAATAGATTGGGACTGGCTTTACTATTGTGGAACGGTTCTTTTGAATATGGATGAAAAAACTTTTTGGCACTGTACATTACGCAAGATATACGCACTGATAGAAGTACATATTAATAACCATAACCGAAAGGATCAGCAAGAACAAAAAGGATTTATTGACCAGGTGTTATAAGGAGGTGAATGAATGGAAGAAGTAGGAGCGCTGAAGGTTAATCTTGGATTGGATAGTGCTGAATTTACAAAAAGTATTACAGACATAAATAGAAAATTAAAAGCTGTAGAAAGCGAATTTAAGGTTGCAAGTACGAGTGTAGATGGGTTTGGATCAAGTGTTGATGACTTGAAAGTTATATCGGATAATCTTTCTACCAAACTTCAATTGCAGTCTGAAAAAGTAAGAACTCTTCGTGATAAATACGAAGAAAGCGTAAAGACAAAGGGAAAAGAAGCTAGAGAAACTGAAAATCTTCTAATTCGATATAACAAAACCGTTTCTGCCATGAACAGCACTCGAAAAGAATTAGATAAAGTTAATGCAAAGATCGAAGACCAAACCAACACATGGAAAAAGTTAGAGAAACAAATGGATGAAGTGACGAACTCTCTCAAAAAAACAGGAAGTTCATTAAGTAGTATAGGTAAAGATTTATCCCTAAAATTAACGGCTCCGATTTCAGCGTTGAGTGCTGGGATTATAGCTGTCGGTGTGAATTTCGAAGAATCTATGTCGAAAGTCCAAGCTATCAGTGGGGCAACCGGTGAAGATTTATCTAAACTTGAAGAACAAGCAAAGGAATTGGGGTCAACAACTCAATTTTCAGCTACAGAGGCAGCACAAGGGATGCAATTTCTATCAATGGCCGGATTTGAAACACAGGAGATATTATCATCTATGCCTGGGTTACTCGATCTTGCAGCAGCCGGTGCCTTGGATTTAGGTGTTGCCGCAGATATAACGTCAAATATCATGAGTGCTTTTGCAATAGAAGCATCTCAAACGGGACATGTTTCAGATGTAATCGCAAAAGCAGCATCATCAGCCAATACGAGTGTTGAACAACTAGGTGAAGCCATGGTTTATCTAGCTCCGTCTGCACAATCACTTGGATGGTCGATTGAGGAATCCACAGCCGCAGTCATGTCACTTTCGGATGCAGGGATTCAAGGACAAAAAGCAGGTGCTGCATTTTCAACCAGCTTAACGCGTTTAGCAAAACCAACTGGAAAAATGTCTGGGTTAATGGAAGTATTAAGTTTGAACTTTTTTGATACTGAAGGAAAGATGAAACCACTTCCTGATTTAGTTGGAGATTTGCAGAATGCAACCCATGAAATGAGTGAAGAACAAAAAGCAGCAACACTGGCTACGATTTTTGGTTCAGAAGCATATAAACATTGGGCGGTGTTACTTGAAGCAGGGTCAAATACCCTTGGTAAAAATACACAAATGCTGTTTAACGCAGATGGTGCAGCAAAAAAGATGGCTGATACAATGAATGGTAATACTAAGGGAGCATTCAAGGAATTCCAATCTGCTTTAGAAGGGGTAAGCATTGCTCTTTCAGAACATCTACTGCCTATTATTAACGAGTTTTTAGAGTTTTTCACTGGTCTTGTCCGTAAATTTGGCGAATTGGATTTAGGTTCACAAAAATTGATATTAGTTATAGGCGGTATAGCAGCAGCGATAGGACCACTACTTGTCGTGATAGGTACATTGGTTAGTTCAATTGGTTCTATAATTTCAGTGATAACACCTGTTATTTCGGCTATTGGAGGTGCAGGGGGATTTTCTGCTGTATTAGCAGCTATTACAGGACCTGTAGGAATTGCAGTGGCAGCCATAGCAGGATTAATTACTATATTTGTAACCTTGTATAAAAAGAATGAAACCTTTAGAGATGGTGTAAAAAAAATATGGGATGGAATCAAGAGTGCTTTTAGTACAGCATTAGGATTTATAAGTAATATAGTTCGACAAGTCATGGGTGCGGTAACTGGATTTTTCAACGAACAACTTGAGAAAATAAAAGGCTTTTGGGATGAAAATGGCGAGAGTATTATGGAAATAGTTAATGTTTTCACTACTTATATCTCTGAGGCGATAGAAGTAGCCATGTCATATATCCAAACGATATTTCAAACCGTTTGGCCCATTATTAAAGGTGTTGTTGAAGTTGTTTGGGAGAGCATGAAAGTTACAATCAACAATGTAACAGACATCATTATGGGTATTATCCAAACCTTTATAAAGGTTTTTCAAGGGGATTGGGAAGGTGCTTGGGAAACTGTAAAGGAAACCTTTTGGAACGTATGGGATAACATCAATGAGTATTTTTCAGGGTTAGGTGACACTTTGTTTGAAATGGGGAAAGATGCTATTCAAGGGTTTATTGATGGGATTGGTGGCTTGAAAGATAAGGTGATCGAAAAGACTAAAGAATTAGCTGAAACATTGCCGAATTGGGTTAAAGACCTTCTAGGAATTAACTCACCATCCAGAGTCATGAGAGAATTAGGAGAATGGGCTGGAAAAGGTTTTGTAGATGGCATTGAAGCTACACAAGAGGACATCGAAAAGCAAGCAGAACTACTTTCTAAGTCGATTATTCCAGACATCAATCCAGTAATTAAAATCACTAAGAAAAACTTGCATAAACTAGAATCCATTGTAGGAGATTCAGCAGAAGATAGATACAAAAACATTAAAAAATGGGTAGATCAAGAAGTCAAACTAGAACAGTTAACACTAACGGAAGAAGCTGCCATATGGAGTGAAGCGACAAGGCTTTTTAAAGAGGGTACAGATGAACGAATACTAGCCGAACAAAATGTCTTTGATGTACGTAAAGAAATCTATTCAAAGTTAAATACAGCGAGTGAAGCGTTTTTAAAACAGACTCAAGAAATTAACGCGAACATCGAAGAAGAAGAACAACGCTTAAATGAAGTATATGAAAAAGCAGTTAAAGAAAGATCCAAATCTATTTATGATTTCAAAGGGTTATTTGAAGAAGTAGTGACTACAGCAGATATTACAGGAAAAGAACTGATTAAAAATTTAGAAGGTCAAGTGAACCATTTAGAAACTTGGTCGGATAACATAGGTCAATTAGCCAAACGTGGAATAGATGAAGGACTCCT
The window above is part of the Chengkuizengella sp. SCS-71B genome. Proteins encoded here:
- a CDS encoding major tail protein, with protein sequence MSAIIIGLKNIHVAEMLTDNETETTYDTPKRLALAIEAKIKPNVNTATLYADDGPAATDSSLGEIEVELNIDSLPTEMQEFLLGHTVNAEGVLIKKSDDQAPYVALGFNSPTSDGQNQYVWLYKGKFELPEANYKTKGESIEYQTPTITGKFIKREFDNAWKATVMSGDAGVSATVIMNWFTGVYKETA
- a CDS encoding phage tail tape measure protein, whose translation is MEEVGALKVNLGLDSAEFTKSITDINRKLKAVESEFKVASTSVDGFGSSVDDLKVISDNLSTKLQLQSEKVRTLRDKYEESVKTKGKEARETENLLIRYNKTVSAMNSTRKELDKVNAKIEDQTNTWKKLEKQMDEVTNSLKKTGSSLSSIGKDLSLKLTAPISALSAGIIAVGVNFEESMSKVQAISGATGEDLSKLEEQAKELGSTTQFSATEAAQGMQFLSMAGFETQEILSSMPGLLDLAAAGALDLGVAADITSNIMSAFAIEASQTGHVSDVIAKAASSANTSVEQLGEAMVYLAPSAQSLGWSIEESTAAVMSLSDAGIQGQKAGAAFSTSLTRLAKPTGKMSGLMEVLSLNFFDTEGKMKPLPDLVGDLQNATHEMSEEQKAATLATIFGSEAYKHWAVLLEAGSNTLGKNTQMLFNADGAAKKMADTMNGNTKGAFKEFQSALEGVSIALSEHLLPIINEFLEFFTGLVRKFGELDLGSQKLILVIGGIAAAIGPLLVVIGTLVSSIGSIISVITPVISAIGGAGGFSAVLAAITGPVGIAVAAIAGLITIFVTLYKKNETFRDGVKKIWDGIKSAFSTALGFISNIVRQVMGAVTGFFNEQLEKIKGFWDENGESIMEIVNVFTTYISEAIEVAMSYIQTIFQTVWPIIKGVVEVVWESMKVTINNVTDIIMGIIQTFIKVFQGDWEGAWETVKETFWNVWDNINEYFSGLGDTLFEMGKDAIQGFIDGIGGLKDKVIEKTKELAETLPNWVKDLLGINSPSRVMRELGEWAGKGFVDGIEATQEDIEKQAELLSKSIIPDINPVIKITKKNLHKLESIVGDSAEDRYKNIKKWVDQEVKLEQLTLTEEAAIWSEATRLFKEGTDERILAEQNVFDVRKEIYSKLNTASEAFLKQTQEINANIEEEEQRLNEVYEKAVKERSKSIYDFKGLFEEVVTTADITGKELIKNLEGQVNHLETWSDNIGQLAKRGIDEGLLEELRQMGPNAAPEIAALLNLTGEELVKYEALWKEKSSLARKQAHVELSGLRSDTETQIQQLHYTSSQQLESVRNEFALKVKEIRGGTNTTFTGLRDDTALNLQLLNEKTTEQLVELKGEFTTKTQEIRNDVKTEFVALKDQLPSVGEDAMQGLIDGMNAMKSKVISKAREIANVVKRVMEDALDIHSPSRVMMDVGKWIPIGLAEGMERNINAVIGATNNMAQATIPRGPNFGQSQQISNATNKNFSTNVTNHFHMPVDSPAQVARKQQQSLRQLGLEWG